The stretch of DNA TAATAAAATTGTTgagttatcaaaataaaaagtaaaaatgagaaaaaaactACTTCTAATAAAATTGTTgagttatcaaaataaaaagtaaaaatatgtaaGTATTTGTATGTTCTCACACCTCATTAaactcaaatatataaaatttcagtgaatattaaaattaatcttttattatttaaaatttgatctaatttagttcatcaactttaaaaatatattaatttaattattttaacaaaaatttattatgattatttaatgttttaaatatatgtatgagttaacattaaaataaaaataatgtataaacaactaaaatattttcaacacatcaaataaatataacaatgataaaataattaaatttagtcaaAATCTCTTAAAAAAGACTTATTCaaacttttactaaaaattaaagacaaaaaagtatatttaactcTTACATGTCTCcaaatttaacatttatgtTTAAATAGACGAAGATATTCGATTGCATTTTGTCAGATAATTCATTTGCCATGTAACTTTATTCTTATTGGCTTTTATGTCCAAGTAAGACTCCTCACCACAAAGGACCTTCTTGAACaatgtaaaataaatgtttttaaaataatcaattctgAAAACATGTAAGTTTTGCTTATTGACATAAgagaaaatatttatctttaaacGTAGACAAATTAGACAAAcatatagaatatatatatatatatatatatatatatatatatatatatatatatattttttttttttaatttattaaaataagagtAAAATATAACTTTAGTATGAGAACtattatttagttttgttttatcaGTCTTTAAACGGTAAGTATATGTCCTTTAAATTCTTATTGAATTTAATTGATGGTGTATTTAAATTTCCAAATGTTCgatattatatgtttttaatagaTACATAGAGTtgctatgatttttaaaataatatcacttgtgtaaataaaaataataatattatattacctgtattaaaaaaaaaaaaaaacttaaagaataaaaaatttcatcataATTTCTTACTTTGAAAATGACTCAGATTGACTTTCTAATACCGAAAGATTATTTAGTTAAATATATGGTATAACAATATGTCAccaaaatattatgtttattttataaatgattaactAATCCATTGAACTTAAACTTCACACTAATTTCATTAcctttttattaacaaaataagtgcaaaataattttctcaaaattttaatcaaacaaTGAAGTGACACTTAAATTATTTACAACATCacttatattcatatatttgttaagaaaataacTTCATTGTGGGTTATGATTTGaacttttaaatttcttttcttgTCCTGTATTGGTCATCCATTCCAATAACTTCTTTTGGTCAATATATCAATAATCATACTTTATACTGACCACTCAAGAATCAACTCATGTATTAATTCTACCATATCTAcatgtttttagaaaaaattgttttgatgAATATCTCTGACGACTCttgtaaaagtaaaatagttttaacaaaaaacaatttttatatttttagaagaaagaaaaaataaatagtaataaaagacaatattaaataatagtaaaaataagtGTGGTGTCAAAATACCATCTTTTTAATTCTATCacattcttttaagaaaaatctATTAGTGAATTAAGGTAACATAtctcataaatttaaacttgCCCCTATGAAGTTCTCTAACATGTTCAATTCCTACGCAGATAAAAGCAAAATTACATGAACTGTGAAATAAGCCATAGCAGGTTATCAACTACACCTACACAACAAGTAGTATTTAGAAATAACTATAGCCTTTTTGCAAAGTCATACATTTACCACTGCCTTTGAATTTCTAGTCAACAATGGCTATCGATAGCATAAGGTTCAGCAACCATCATCATACAGAAAGCATACATAACAGCAGCAGAAATATTGCAACTTTGATTATTCTTCACACATCTATTATACCATATATACCTTCACTTGTAACTTGTGCAGGAATCACCCCAATAGAACACCAGATTAAGAAGTTACAACATATCAATCATCATCTAGATGAGAGATCCTGAGTAAATTGGTGTCATGAACGGTGCAAGATCTGGTACATGAGAAAAAGGACATGCTTTTCCTTACCCTCGACTCGATTCCATGTTTGATAAACTTTTTGTTCACCTTGTTGCCACTTTTCTGATTCTTGGTGCACTCTTTGAAAGCTGCTAGAAAAGGGTCTCTGTCCTGAAACCAGAGACCCCTCTTGGAGGAAGTTCTGTAAAAAGGAGGCTGAAAAGCACAAGGAGGAAGTGGAATTTGGAAATTATGAACATGGTTTTTGGGAGTGGCTTCTTCTGGTGTACAAGGAGGGGGTGGCAACTTCGCCAAAAACTCTTCCTCTTCTGGGATGAGAGTTTCACTTGTTACTTTGGACACACCAGGTTTTTTTTCCCATGAGAAGGTTATCTTTCTGGCTGAATGATCCTTTGGTTGACTCATTCTCTCAGTTTTTTGCTAATGGAACAATGACAAGACCCTTATACTTATATGTGGCGTGAGGACCTGAGGTGGTGGTGGAAGAGTTATTTATTCTATGATGAGGccatcataatttatttatagatttttttggTCCACTTCCATCACAGTGTGTGTAATGGCACAGTCTCAATGGACATTGGACAAGCACATAAAACGTAAGCAtagaaaattttagttttgtggTTTGAAATTAACTTGGAAAATGATGACACATGAGTTGGGCAAAGAAGACCAAGTTCACACGGGTTTTACATCACTCAGAAGAAGACAATAGCAAGGAGATACAAGAGTATAAGACAAACCCATGATGGTTGACTTGTTCCTCCTCTGTCCTCACCCCTCACTTAGTACTATATTAGCTCAaaacaaagttttcaaattgcACAATCTAGACCAATCAGTGTGTAGCTTAGCAGACGCAAAGCTCATCCAATTAATCAATGATTTCAACTTCAAATCCTGGTTATACACTTGCATCACTCACAGGCTTATCTAACTTGAACAAAACTGTCTCTATAAAATATACACAATGTGAAACAAAATCTATGTTTCTGTAAGATCACAGGGAAACATTATGGCTATTTGTCGTTTACAAAATCAAATGCATAAAAATGCTCACAGCAGGCCAAGGTTCTAAATTAGATAACATGAATCAGTTTTTGGTTGCAGAAAATTATAAACTAGTCAGGGACTATGCTCTTGCTTTCTTATTTTATTCCACCAATCATTttctatacaaaaaaaaaagaccaagGTGCTTCAATTGTCATATATGATACTTacaataaacaataaacaaaCCAATATAAAAGGCTAAATGGCATGAAGAAAGAGTTTGGAGAAAGTGGTGTGAAGAGAGATCGATCTCAAAGCATATAACATTCCTGACTGACATCATGTGATTCATGTAGCCGACCACCTTGTCTGACTAGATATGATGACAGAGTTTTTTGCAAACAAAGAATTGAagatatcatcatcatcatcatgatccgAACTTCTATTTGTGACTACAAAACATCATTGGAGTGTTTGCAAGAAAGAATGTTGACATACTTCCTTAAGGTAGGCCAAGATCTAATGTTTTTTTGGACCCTATTGCTGTGTTGATGTATAAAGGGGCTTTGAGTGCATTTCTTGTAAGCTTCAACAAAAGGGTCTTCCTCCTTCTGAGTCTCCATCCTAAAGGAGCTGATTCTG from Vigna unguiculata cultivar IT97K-499-35 chromosome 8, ASM411807v1, whole genome shotgun sequence encodes:
- the LOC114193677 gene encoding uncharacterized protein LOC114193677, encoding MSQPKDHSARKITFSWEKKPGVSKVTSETLIPEEEEFLAKLPPPPCTPEEATPKNHVHNFQIPLPPCAFQPPFYRTSSKRGLWFQDRDPFLAAFKECTKNQKSGNKVNKKFIKHGIESRVRKSMSFFSCTRSCTVHDTNLLRISHLDDD